A region of Flavobacterium album DNA encodes the following proteins:
- a CDS encoding iron-containing alcohol dehydrogenase: MLNFELYNPVNLVFGKGQIAKLSKLIPADAKVLLAYGGGSIFNNGVHTQVTDALKGYDITEFGGIEPNPRYETVMKAVEIVREKEINFILAVGGGSVIDAVKFMSAAVKFDGDPIDILQKRIRIEGNTLPFGTVLTLPATGSEMNSGSVITINKTQEKLSFGGPAVFPQFSICDPTVVASLPKRQVQNGVIDAFTHVMEQYLTYPHDAMLQDRIAEGILQTLIEIGPDVAENPADYKLASNFMWCCTMALNGLIQKGVPTDWATHMIGHELTALYEIDHARTLAIIGPNLYRVMFDTKKEKLAQYGQRVWNITETDTDKAAHEAIEKTVAFFKAMGMPSRISEYTADYASTADFIVKRFEERGWKAMGERGNITPDKVREIVEMSY, translated from the coding sequence ATGCTTAACTTCGAACTTTATAACCCCGTGAACCTCGTGTTCGGCAAGGGGCAGATAGCAAAACTTTCTAAACTTATCCCGGCTGATGCCAAAGTGCTGCTTGCCTATGGTGGTGGGAGCATTTTTAATAATGGCGTACATACGCAGGTAACCGATGCCCTGAAAGGCTACGATATTACCGAATTCGGCGGTATTGAACCCAATCCGCGCTATGAGACCGTAATGAAGGCCGTAGAAATTGTACGCGAAAAGGAAATTAACTTCATCCTGGCGGTTGGCGGCGGATCGGTAATCGATGCAGTGAAATTCATGTCGGCAGCCGTAAAGTTTGACGGCGACCCTATAGACATCCTCCAAAAAAGGATACGTATCGAGGGCAACACACTGCCTTTCGGTACTGTGCTTACCCTTCCGGCAACGGGTAGCGAGATGAATTCGGGGTCGGTCATAACGATCAATAAAACACAGGAAAAACTCAGCTTTGGCGGGCCTGCCGTATTCCCGCAATTCTCAATATGCGACCCAACCGTGGTGGCTTCACTTCCAAAAAGGCAGGTACAAAATGGCGTGATCGATGCATTTACCCACGTGATGGAGCAATACCTTACCTACCCGCACGATGCCATGCTACAGGACAGGATCGCTGAGGGGATATTACAGACCCTTATCGAAATAGGCCCTGATGTAGCCGAAAACCCTGCCGATTATAAACTGGCATCCAACTTTATGTGGTGCTGTACCATGGCGCTGAACGGACTCATACAAAAAGGCGTGCCAACCGATTGGGCCACCCACATGATTGGCCACGAGCTTACAGCATTATATGAAATTGACCATGCCCGCACGCTGGCCATCATCGGACCGAACCTGTACCGCGTGATGTTCGACACCAAAAAGGAAAAGCTGGCACAATATGGGCAAAGGGTGTGGAATATTACCGAAACGGATACCGATAAGGCGGCCCATGAGGCTATCGAAAAAACAGTTGCGTTTTTCAAAGCTATGGGAATGCCATCGAGGATATCGGAATATACTGCCGATTATGCGTCAACAGCCGATTTTATTGTAAAGCGCTTTGAGGAAAGAGGCTGGAAGGCAATGGGCGAACGCGGCAATATTACCCCTGATAAAGTACGCGAAATAGTGGAGATGAGCTATTAA